A genomic stretch from Arachis stenosperma cultivar V10309 chromosome 3, arast.V10309.gnm1.PFL2, whole genome shotgun sequence includes:
- the LOC130969753 gene encoding protein DETOXIFICATION 42-like isoform X2, which yields MADKLISIQDGSRIPICSLFRDTRLVFKADKLGWEILSIAVPSAMALTADPIASLVDTAFIGRIGAVELAAVGVSIALFNQISRIAIFPLVSVTTSFVAEEDALTAASPLVEDSESLEEGSILKAEINELIPDKDGDVQKPDLIHMDSNVVKVENKRRHIPSASSALVIGGILGLVQAIFLIFAAKPLLHFMGVNYDSPMLKPAQNYLTLRSLGAPAVLLSLAMQGVFRGFKDTKTPLYATLAGDLTNIALDPLFMFVFRLGVSGAAIAHVISQYLISVILLWKLMQKVDLMPPSIKHLQFDRFLKNGFLLLMRVTAVTFCVTLAASLAARQGSKSMAAFQVCLQIWLAVSLLADGLAVAGQAILAGAFAAKDYDKATETAARVLQMGLVLGLALAFILGAGLPFGAKLFTRDVDVLHLIKIGIPFVAATQPINALAFVFDAYSGSCQHHLPTIFISIIHRNLGCFDHLYGS from the exons ATGGCTGACAAACTCATTTCAATACAAGATGGGAGCAGAATTCCAATTTGCAGTTTATTTAGGGATACCAG ACTTGTTTTCAAAGCAGACAAACTTGGTTGGGAAATATTGTCAATTGCAGTGCCTTCTGCTATGGCTTTGACAGCTGATCCTATTGCTTCACTGGTTGACACAGCATTCATTGGCCGAATAG GTGCAGTGGAGCTTGCTGCTGTAGGAGTATCCATAGCTCTCTTCAATCAAATATCAAGGATTGCAATTTTCCCACTCGTCAGTGTGACTACTTCTTTTGTGGCTGAGGAAGATGCCCTTACAGCAGCCAGCCCTCTGGTAGAGGATAGTGAATCCTTGGAAGAAGGTTCCATTCTGAAAGCTGAAATCAATGAACTTATACCAGATAAAG ATGGAGATGTTCAGAAACCAGATTTGATCCATATGGACTCAAATGTAGTTAAGGTTGAGAATAAGAGAAGGCATATCCCTTCTGCATCATCTGCATTGGTAATTGGTGGTATTCTTGGCCTTGTCCAGGCAATATTCCTCATATTTGCAGCAAAACCTTTATTGCACTTCATGGGAGTAAATTAT GACTCCCCCATGCTGAAACCTGCACAGAACTACCTGACATTGAGATCTCTTGGCGCGCCGGCTGTTCTTCTCTCGTTAGCAATGCAGGGAGTCTTCCGAGGATTTAAAGACACTAAAACACCTCTATATGCAACTT TGGCAGGAGATTTGACCAACATAGCACTGGATCCTTTGTTCATGTTTGTATTCCGCTTAGGTGTTAGTGGTGCAGCCATTGCTCATGTTATATCTCA GTACCTAATTTCTGTAATACTCCTGTGGAAATTGATGCAAAAAGTTGATCTTATGCCTCCCAGCATCAAGCATCTGCAGTTCGATCGATTTCTCAAAAATG GTTTTCTGTTGTTAATGAGAGTAACTGCTGTAACATTCTGTGTCACTTTGGCCGCCTCACTAGCTGCACGCCAGGGATCAAAATCTATGGCTGCATTTCAAGTCTGCCTGCAGATTTGGCTGGCAGTATCTCTTCTTGCCGATGGTCTTGCAGTTGCTGGGCAG GCAATTCTTGCAGGCGCATTTGCTGCCAAGGACTATGACAAGGCCACTGAGACTGCGGCTCGAGTATTACAG ATGGGTTTGGTTCTGGGATTGGCTCTTGCATTCATTCTTGGTGCAGGACTTCCTTTTGGAGCTAAACTATTTACAAGAGATGTTGATGTCCTCCACCTCATAAAAATTGGAATACCT TTTGTTGCAGCCACCCAACCCATCAATGCTTTGGCATTTGTATTTGATG CTTATAGTGGCAGTTGTCAGCATCATTTGCCTACTATTTTTATCAGCATCATTCATAGGAATTTGGGTTGCTTTGACCATCTATATGGGTCTTAG
- the LOC130969753 gene encoding protein DETOXIFICATION 42-like isoform X1, translating into MADKLISIQDGSRIPICSLFRDTRLVFKADKLGWEILSIAVPSAMALTADPIASLVDTAFIGRIGAVELAAVGVSIALFNQISRIAIFPLVSVTTSFVAEEDALTAASPLVEDSESLEEGSILKAEINELIPDKDGDVQKPDLIHMDSNVVKVENKRRHIPSASSALVIGGILGLVQAIFLIFAAKPLLHFMGVNYDSPMLKPAQNYLTLRSLGAPAVLLSLAMQGVFRGFKDTKTPLYATLAGDLTNIALDPLFMFVFRLGVSGAAIAHVISQYLISVILLWKLMQKVDLMPPSIKHLQFDRFLKNGFLLLMRVTAVTFCVTLAASLAARQGSKSMAAFQVCLQIWLAVSLLADGLAVAGQAILAGAFAAKDYDKATETAARVLQMGLVLGLALAFILGAGLPFGAKLFTRDVDVLHLIKIGIPFVAATQPINALAFVFDGINFGASDFAYSAFSLLIVAVVSIICLLFLSASFIGIWVALTIYMGLRAFAGFLRIGTGSGPWKILRK; encoded by the exons ATGGCTGACAAACTCATTTCAATACAAGATGGGAGCAGAATTCCAATTTGCAGTTTATTTAGGGATACCAG ACTTGTTTTCAAAGCAGACAAACTTGGTTGGGAAATATTGTCAATTGCAGTGCCTTCTGCTATGGCTTTGACAGCTGATCCTATTGCTTCACTGGTTGACACAGCATTCATTGGCCGAATAG GTGCAGTGGAGCTTGCTGCTGTAGGAGTATCCATAGCTCTCTTCAATCAAATATCAAGGATTGCAATTTTCCCACTCGTCAGTGTGACTACTTCTTTTGTGGCTGAGGAAGATGCCCTTACAGCAGCCAGCCCTCTGGTAGAGGATAGTGAATCCTTGGAAGAAGGTTCCATTCTGAAAGCTGAAATCAATGAACTTATACCAGATAAAG ATGGAGATGTTCAGAAACCAGATTTGATCCATATGGACTCAAATGTAGTTAAGGTTGAGAATAAGAGAAGGCATATCCCTTCTGCATCATCTGCATTGGTAATTGGTGGTATTCTTGGCCTTGTCCAGGCAATATTCCTCATATTTGCAGCAAAACCTTTATTGCACTTCATGGGAGTAAATTAT GACTCCCCCATGCTGAAACCTGCACAGAACTACCTGACATTGAGATCTCTTGGCGCGCCGGCTGTTCTTCTCTCGTTAGCAATGCAGGGAGTCTTCCGAGGATTTAAAGACACTAAAACACCTCTATATGCAACTT TGGCAGGAGATTTGACCAACATAGCACTGGATCCTTTGTTCATGTTTGTATTCCGCTTAGGTGTTAGTGGTGCAGCCATTGCTCATGTTATATCTCA GTACCTAATTTCTGTAATACTCCTGTGGAAATTGATGCAAAAAGTTGATCTTATGCCTCCCAGCATCAAGCATCTGCAGTTCGATCGATTTCTCAAAAATG GTTTTCTGTTGTTAATGAGAGTAACTGCTGTAACATTCTGTGTCACTTTGGCCGCCTCACTAGCTGCACGCCAGGGATCAAAATCTATGGCTGCATTTCAAGTCTGCCTGCAGATTTGGCTGGCAGTATCTCTTCTTGCCGATGGTCTTGCAGTTGCTGGGCAG GCAATTCTTGCAGGCGCATTTGCTGCCAAGGACTATGACAAGGCCACTGAGACTGCGGCTCGAGTATTACAG ATGGGTTTGGTTCTGGGATTGGCTCTTGCATTCATTCTTGGTGCAGGACTTCCTTTTGGAGCTAAACTATTTACAAGAGATGTTGATGTCCTCCACCTCATAAAAATTGGAATACCT TTTGTTGCAGCCACCCAACCCATCAATGCTTTGGCATTTGTATTTGATGGTATTAACTTTGGTGCATCTGACTTTGCATATTCAGCATTCTCTTTG CTTATAGTGGCAGTTGTCAGCATCATTTGCCTACTATTTTTATCAGCATCATTCATAGGAATTTGGGTTGCTTTGACCATCTATATGGGTCTTAGAGCATTTGCTGGCTTCTTGAG GATTGGAACAGGATCAGGACCTTGGAAGATCCTTAGGAAGTGA